The proteins below are encoded in one region of Sphingobacterium sp. R2:
- a CDS encoding NUDIX domain-containing protein: MFPFNVRVYGILINEKQEVLISDERTENVSFTKFPGGGLEYGEGLLDALIREYQEECNFEVAVVKHIYTTDFYEKSSFNDSQIISIYYQVKNTSPIQIRTTNTAFDFDPDQKPEDNKLQSFRWVPIESVLIEDLTFKTDQIAWKEFLKRIR; encoded by the coding sequence ATGTTTCCATTTAACGTAAGAGTGTACGGTATATTGATCAATGAAAAACAAGAGGTGTTGATCAGTGATGAAAGGACGGAAAATGTTTCATTTACCAAATTCCCCGGCGGGGGCTTAGAATATGGAGAAGGTTTATTGGACGCTTTGATCCGGGAGTATCAGGAAGAGTGTAATTTTGAAGTTGCTGTCGTTAAGCACATTTATACTACTGACTTTTATGAGAAATCAAGCTTCAATGATAGTCAGATAATATCCATTTACTATCAGGTTAAGAATACTTCACCAATTCAAATCAGAACTACGAACACCGCTTTCGATTTTGATCCGGATCAAAAACCCGAAGACAATAAACTTCAATCGTTTCGATGGGTGCCAATTGAATCGGTTCTCATTGAAGATCTAACCTTCAAAACAGATCAAATCGCGTGGAAGGAATTCTTGAAAAGGATTAGATAA
- a CDS encoding M61 family metallopeptidase, with protein MDSDHLNIPEIHFEVTFSEVQAHYIEVKMSITNLSQPYVDLKMPVWSPGSYLIREYAKNVERFRSLDKTGNTINYQKISKNTWRIPTESLDQIEVVYAVYGFEASVRTNFFDSDHAFIVPPATFFYIDNRIDHPTTVRINLKDTWTSISTGLEQIEEHKFYAPNFDILYDSPIEVGNQDIWKFQAAGVEHECAMVGGGSYDKAKLTKDITRIVEEETRIWGSNPNKRYVIITHNYQSGGGGLEHLNSTVLGASRNAYLNETSYKNYLSLVAHEYFHLWNVKRLRPKALGPFNYDAENYTTGLWIMEGFTSYYDNLIIKRCGFYSEKEYLSLLANDFNTILNRPGHAIQSAAASSFDTWIKYYRPDENSINSGISYYNKGAMLTALLDIKIIAATEGKLKLDDVIREAYEEFFLKLDRGFEENEFKSLAERIAGTSLDDIFDAAHQDGELDYNDYFNLVGYEIIDTNLNNNALTLGITTNKVEGLILVTTVEKDSGAYEAGLNVRDELIAINNIRLDVKDKEIDFIVQHAKEGELLNFLVARDGLVREIPVQIRKNTKKIYEIRPLKEQTFLQELLGKIWMA; from the coding sequence ATGGATAGTGACCATTTAAACATACCCGAAATACATTTTGAAGTAACATTTTCAGAAGTGCAAGCTCATTATATTGAGGTGAAAATGAGCATAACAAATCTCAGCCAGCCTTATGTCGACCTAAAAATGCCGGTATGGTCTCCTGGATCTTATTTAATTCGCGAATACGCTAAAAATGTAGAACGATTCCGATCACTTGACAAAACGGGAAATACAATCAACTATCAAAAAATTTCTAAAAATACCTGGCGAATACCCACAGAATCGTTGGATCAAATTGAAGTAGTCTATGCCGTCTATGGGTTTGAAGCTTCAGTACGTACTAATTTTTTTGATAGCGACCATGCTTTTATTGTACCGCCAGCGACATTCTTCTATATTGATAACCGGATCGACCATCCGACTACAGTCCGCATAAATTTAAAAGATACTTGGACGAGCATATCAACGGGGCTTGAACAAATTGAGGAGCATAAATTTTATGCGCCAAATTTTGATATCTTATACGATAGTCCCATCGAAGTTGGTAATCAGGATATCTGGAAATTTCAGGCTGCGGGTGTCGAACATGAATGTGCCATGGTTGGAGGGGGAAGTTATGATAAAGCAAAATTGACAAAAGACATCACTCGTATTGTTGAAGAAGAAACCCGTATTTGGGGTTCTAACCCGAATAAGCGTTATGTGATTATTACACATAATTATCAGTCTGGAGGTGGCGGGTTAGAACATCTCAATTCCACGGTTTTGGGGGCGTCAAGAAATGCCTATCTTAACGAGACCAGTTACAAAAATTACCTGAGCCTCGTGGCGCATGAGTATTTTCATCTTTGGAATGTAAAACGCTTACGTCCAAAAGCTTTAGGCCCGTTTAATTACGATGCCGAAAACTATACGACGGGACTATGGATTATGGAAGGATTCACTTCGTATTATGATAACCTAATTATTAAACGATGTGGATTCTATAGCGAAAAAGAATACCTCTCTTTGTTAGCTAACGACTTTAATACTATATTGAATCGTCCCGGGCATGCTATACAGTCTGCAGCTGCTTCAAGTTTCGATACTTGGATTAAATATTATAGACCGGATGAAAATTCAATAAATTCAGGTATATCTTACTATAATAAAGGTGCGATGCTGACGGCATTGCTGGATATTAAAATTATTGCAGCTACGGAAGGTAAACTAAAATTGGATGATGTTATTCGCGAAGCTTATGAAGAGTTTTTCCTAAAACTTGATCGAGGATTTGAAGAAAATGAATTTAAAAGTCTTGCTGAACGCATCGCGGGCACTTCCTTAGATGATATTTTCGACGCGGCGCATCAGGATGGCGAACTGGACTATAACGATTATTTCAATCTAGTTGGTTATGAAATTATTGACACAAATCTCAATAACAACGCCTTAACATTAGGGATTACCACAAATAAAGTAGAGGGCTTAATCTTAGTAACAACCGTGGAAAAAGATTCTGGCGCATACGAGGCTGGATTGAATGTCAGAGATGAACTCATTGCAATCAACAACATCAGACTCGATGTTAAAGACAAAGAAATTGATTTCATTGTTCAGCACGCCAAAGAGGGGGAACTATTAAACTTTTTGGTGGCACGGGATGGATTGGTGCGTGAGATACCGGTTCAAATCAGAAAGAATACTAAAAAGATTTATGAGATTCGTCCGCTCAAGGAGCAAACCTTCCTACAGGAATTATTGGGTAAAATCTGGATGGCTTAA
- a CDS encoding class I SAM-dependent methyltransferase, with the protein MNKATLQEIEARFDNDVERFSNLETGQATTVDAVWNMELITDAIASVYPNAKNILDIGCGAGNYDVKLLQKLKSNPNFSLVDLSQPMLNRAQERVSALTKGEIQLIKGDFREVSLEEEKFDVIIATSVLHHLRDDEDWLITFKKLFRLLKSGGSVWIFDLIEQNNVYLQELIYKEKYGEYLTKLKDEEYRDHVFDYIKHEDTPRSLVYQLNLLTDVGFNNVDVLHKNLCFASYVAFK; encoded by the coding sequence ATGAATAAAGCAACTTTACAGGAAATTGAAGCACGGTTTGACAATGATGTAGAACGTTTTTCAAATTTAGAAACAGGCCAAGCGACCACAGTTGATGCGGTTTGGAACATGGAGCTGATTACAGATGCCATTGCAAGTGTTTATCCAAATGCAAAAAACATATTGGATATTGGATGTGGAGCAGGAAATTACGATGTTAAGTTATTACAAAAACTGAAATCTAATCCAAATTTTAGTCTTGTAGACTTAAGTCAACCCATGTTAAATAGAGCACAAGAGCGTGTAAGTGCGCTGACAAAAGGAGAAATACAGTTGATAAAGGGAGACTTTAGGGAAGTTTCCTTGGAAGAGGAAAAATTCGATGTCATTATTGCTACTTCGGTTTTACATCACTTACGGGATGACGAGGATTGGTTAATCACTTTTAAAAAGTTATTCCGTCTGCTAAAATCGGGTGGAAGTGTATGGATTTTTGATTTGATAGAACAGAATAACGTTTATCTCCAAGAGCTAATTTATAAGGAGAAATATGGTGAATATTTAACTAAATTGAAGGATGAGGAGTATCGTGATCATGTTTTTGACTATATTAAACATGAGGATACGCCGAGATCCCTGGTTTACCAGCTCAATTTATTGACCGATGTTGGTTTTAACAATGTGGATGTTTTGCACAAGAATTTATGTTTCGCCTCGTATGTAGCCTTTAAATAG
- a CDS encoding LysR family transcriptional regulator: protein MSRIHTKKVSMEIRHLIYFKTVAEELHFGRAAERLFMSQPPLSRQIKDLEDELGVILFFRTNKRVELTEAGKYFLEEVVEILQNIEHSKTITKQIHNNISGEFKLGYISSTPKKMLATVLKHIQQKFPYLRVSLFETSTHKQKLALENGKLDLGIMRSPIYSSELLTTPLFEDPMVIVGPTQIVFSDINFFNESFISFNQKYASEYHRHVINTCNRMGFEPKIVHQSNSISSILELVSQGLGLAVVPASSIKQYPHLKLKTMKIEDIDSKTEIILVSNRKSKNSALGEFMDCIQKEYRKFNAS from the coding sequence TTGTCAAGAATTCATACCAAAAAAGTATCGATGGAAATACGACATCTTATTTATTTCAAAACAGTAGCCGAAGAACTTCATTTTGGCCGAGCAGCAGAACGTCTATTTATGTCCCAACCGCCGTTAAGCCGGCAGATTAAAGACCTTGAAGACGAGTTGGGGGTCATCCTTTTTTTCAGAACCAACAAACGCGTCGAACTAACAGAAGCCGGTAAATACTTTTTGGAGGAGGTTGTGGAAATTCTTCAGAATATAGAGCACAGCAAAACAATCACGAAGCAGATCCACAACAATATTTCTGGAGAATTCAAGTTGGGGTATATTAGTTCAACGCCCAAGAAAATGCTCGCCACAGTATTGAAACACATTCAACAGAAATTTCCATACTTAAGAGTGAGTCTTTTTGAAACGTCGACACACAAACAGAAATTGGCGCTAGAAAATGGTAAACTGGATCTAGGTATAATGCGTTCCCCGATTTATTCGAGTGAATTATTGACCACTCCTCTCTTCGAAGATCCAATGGTAATTGTAGGCCCGACACAGATAGTGTTTAGTGATATTAACTTCTTTAATGAAAGTTTTATCTCTTTCAATCAAAAATATGCGTCCGAATACCATCGCCATGTTATTAATACGTGTAATCGCATGGGGTTCGAACCTAAGATTGTACATCAGAGCAACTCGATATCTTCTATTCTCGAATTAGTTTCACAAGGTCTGGGATTAGCAGTAGTCCCCGCTTCCAGTATCAAACAGTATCCACATTTGAAACTAAAAACTATGAAAATTGAAGACATAGATAGCAAAACAGAAATCATCCTGGTATCCAATAGAAAAAGTAAAAACAGCGCATTAGGCGAATTTATGGATTGTATCCAAAAAGAATACCGTAAATTTAACGCCTCCTAA
- a CDS encoding N-acetylglucosamine kinase, with translation MILVVDSGSSKSDWKLELPDSAPISFSTNGLNPFFVNEKEITRVIKEIPEIIPYADEVTELYFFGAGCITPDRREMVSNALTPLFENAYISVENDLFGSALATCGNKKGYVATLGTGSDLSFFDGEELMPSHNGNGYVLGDEGSGAYFGKNLVRLFLYGRMPRDLNEKFANKYRINKEIVIKNVYQKERPNAFLASFAPFMSDNITHPFIIDLVKSGFEEFVQASILTYPDYNKYDCHFVGSIAYSFDLILREVCDTHQIKVGTILKSPINELFDAVLERESNSLLSL, from the coding sequence ATGATCTTAGTTGTTGATAGCGGCTCTTCAAAGTCGGATTGGAAGTTGGAATTGCCAGATAGTGCGCCTATCTCATTCAGCACAAATGGACTTAATCCTTTTTTTGTCAATGAAAAGGAAATTACACGTGTTATCAAGGAAATACCCGAAATTATTCCATATGCTGATGAAGTTACAGAATTGTATTTCTTTGGTGCGGGATGCATCACCCCTGATCGTAGGGAAATGGTATCGAATGCATTGACCCCCTTATTTGAAAATGCCTATATTTCTGTTGAAAATGATCTTTTTGGAAGTGCTTTAGCGACATGCGGCAATAAAAAAGGTTATGTAGCAACCTTAGGAACAGGGTCGGATCTCAGTTTCTTTGATGGAGAAGAGTTGATGCCTTCACACAATGGAAATGGCTATGTATTAGGTGATGAAGGTTCTGGAGCTTACTTCGGGAAAAATTTAGTCAGACTTTTTCTATATGGACGTATGCCCAGGGATCTGAATGAGAAATTTGCGAACAAGTATAGAATCAATAAAGAGATTGTCATCAAAAATGTGTATCAAAAGGAGCGCCCAAATGCATTCCTAGCATCTTTTGCACCCTTCATGTCAGATAATATTACGCATCCCTTTATTATTGATTTAGTTAAGAGCGGATTTGAAGAATTTGTTCAGGCATCAATTTTGACCTATCCAGATTATAATAAATATGACTGTCACTTTGTGGGTTCTATTGCATATAGTTTTGATCTAATTTTACGGGAAGTCTGTGATACACATCAGATCAAGGTAGGCACCATTTTAAAATCGCCTATTAACGAGCTGTTCGACGCCGTATTGGAAAGAGAGAGTAATTCATTGTTAAGTCTTTAA
- a CDS encoding long-chain fatty acid--CoA ligase, which yields MGRIFDFITLYKENYAKDIMVAGRDGNGQWKTYSTKEYTDAIDSLSRALLKLGLKKGERVGIMSGNRPEWNLVDFACNQIGLATVPLYPTLSAQDLSFIINDSDVNVLFVSNKELIDRIEQAINEHGIHPKLYTFDTIENYTPLRAFIETTKDDITDLTPFRDAVTEDDLLTLIYTSGTTGRPKGVYLSHKNVYSNVLACNHLIQPDFKTALSFLPLCHIFERMVVYMYYSKGIQIYFSENLDNVVADINDVKPDVFTTVPRVLEKVYDKIIEKGKALTGVKKKIFFWAVNLGLKFQEPEHNGALYNLKLAIARKLIFSKWQEALGGNIKIIVSGGAALQERLARVFWAAGLKVLEGYGLTETSPVIAVNSYLPNGLKFGTVGKPLKNLEVKIAVDGEILVKGPSITIGYYKNDDATKEAFDDQGFFKTGDIGEITADGFLKITDRKKEMFKTAGGKYIAPQSIENKLMESTLIGQVMVFGENRKFPGALIVPAFDVLSKWASQKGINLSSNEELIKNSEVIQKYQDEINRLSTNFGHWEIVKKFIILPKEWTINDGQLTPKLSLKRKIILKENETAIDKLYQEQNQE from the coding sequence ATGGGCAGAATTTTTGACTTTATAACTTTATATAAAGAAAATTACGCAAAGGATATTATGGTAGCGGGTCGCGATGGAAATGGCCAATGGAAAACGTATTCTACCAAAGAATACACAGATGCTATAGACTCCTTAAGCAGGGCGCTACTGAAGCTCGGGCTCAAGAAAGGTGAGCGGGTAGGAATTATGTCCGGCAACAGACCTGAATGGAATTTAGTTGATTTTGCCTGCAACCAAATAGGCCTTGCAACCGTACCCCTGTATCCTACCCTATCTGCGCAGGACCTATCATTTATTATAAATGATTCGGATGTAAATGTCCTATTTGTTAGCAACAAGGAGTTAATAGACCGTATCGAACAAGCGATCAACGAGCATGGAATTCACCCAAAATTGTATACTTTTGATACTATCGAAAATTATACGCCTCTAAGAGCATTCATCGAAACTACCAAAGATGACATCACCGATTTAACCCCATTTCGCGATGCTGTAACGGAAGATGATCTGTTAACATTAATCTATACTTCAGGAACCACTGGGCGTCCCAAGGGAGTGTATCTCTCACACAAAAATGTGTACAGTAATGTCTTGGCTTGCAACCACCTGATTCAGCCCGACTTCAAAACGGCATTGAGCTTCCTGCCTTTATGCCATATTTTTGAACGGATGGTAGTCTACATGTATTATTCCAAAGGGATTCAGATTTATTTTTCGGAAAACCTAGACAATGTTGTTGCAGACATCAACGATGTTAAACCAGATGTATTCACCACGGTACCCCGTGTACTGGAAAAAGTATATGATAAGATCATTGAAAAAGGGAAAGCGCTAACGGGGGTAAAAAAGAAAATTTTCTTCTGGGCTGTTAATTTAGGTTTGAAATTTCAAGAACCTGAACATAATGGGGCGCTCTATAATCTTAAACTTGCGATTGCTAGAAAATTGATATTCTCAAAATGGCAAGAAGCGCTTGGAGGAAATATTAAGATTATCGTGTCCGGCGGCGCTGCCCTTCAAGAACGGTTAGCGCGTGTATTTTGGGCGGCTGGACTTAAAGTACTTGAAGGATATGGGCTGACTGAAACTTCTCCCGTAATCGCTGTCAATTCTTACTTACCAAATGGATTGAAATTTGGAACTGTGGGTAAACCTCTGAAAAATTTAGAGGTAAAGATCGCTGTAGACGGAGAAATCCTAGTGAAAGGCCCGAGTATTACCATAGGCTATTACAAAAATGATGATGCTACCAAAGAAGCTTTTGATGATCAAGGATTTTTCAAAACAGGTGATATCGGAGAAATCACAGCCGATGGTTTTCTTAAAATCACCGACCGCAAGAAGGAGATGTTCAAAACTGCCGGAGGCAAATATATCGCTCCACAATCCATTGAAAATAAGCTCATGGAATCCACTTTAATCGGACAAGTGATGGTTTTTGGCGAAAACAGAAAATTTCCTGGAGCTTTAATCGTTCCGGCATTTGATGTGTTGTCCAAATGGGCAAGCCAAAAAGGGATTAACCTATCATCAAATGAAGAACTAATTAAAAACTCAGAGGTAATCCAAAAATATCAGGATGAAATTAACCGGTTATCCACTAATTTTGGACATTGGGAAATTGTTAAGAAATTCATTATACTTCCAAAGGAATGGACAATTAATGACGGTCAATTAACACCAAAATTGAGTTTAAAGCGAAAGATTATTTTAAAAGAGAACGAAACTGCAATCGACAAATTGTATCAGGAACAGAACCAAGAATAA
- a CDS encoding glutathione peroxidase has product MIIATIMVYMSMLFGNPNFYDFKFTSLDGKEVKMSDFKGKKILIVNTASKCGFTKQYKDLQELHKTFGDKLVIIGFPANNFGQQEPGSNAQIQEFCEQNYGVDFLMAEKVDVKGDQMAPLFKYLIAQDNPDFKGEIKWNFEKFLIDEHGKLAHRFRSATNPLDPAIVNWVKN; this is encoded by the coding sequence ATGATTATCGCTACTATTATGGTGTATATGTCAATGTTATTTGGCAATCCCAATTTTTATGATTTTAAGTTTACATCGCTTGACGGTAAAGAAGTCAAAATGTCTGATTTCAAAGGTAAAAAAATATTGATTGTGAATACCGCATCTAAATGTGGTTTTACAAAACAGTACAAAGACCTCCAAGAATTGCACAAAACTTTTGGAGATAAGCTGGTCATTATAGGGTTCCCAGCAAATAATTTCGGACAACAAGAGCCAGGTTCAAATGCGCAGATTCAAGAGTTTTGTGAACAAAATTATGGTGTTGATTTTCTAATGGCAGAGAAAGTGGATGTTAAGGGTGATCAAATGGCTCCATTATTTAAGTATCTAATCGCACAGGATAATCCCGATTTTAAGGGGGAAATTAAGTGGAATTTTGAAAAATTCCTGATCGATGAGCACGGTAAGCTTGCACACCGTTTCCGTTCAGCCACCAATCCACTCGATCCAGCAATTGTAAATTGGGTTAAAAACTAA
- a CDS encoding DEAD/DEAH box helicase, translating to MNFSTLKLDKFLSANLEKRKLFSLTPVQERAIPAILEGRDCLAIAPTGTGKTEAYAIPIIQRLQTKVTAARPSVLVLLPTRELCIQTQQRITNFIEGMDLIIASFYGGGTYESQLDVYPQAHMILATPGRLLDFLDQGIIDLERIDTLVIDEFDQLLDLGFAADINKIINKLPAERQSIFSSATKTAEIEKIVRKKLNNPVEIIIDTALKKGQIEESVFYVDKNDKKSLLSHLLENRISRQVIVFTRTVQGVERIETALNRNGVSCLALYGDKSQQKREEIIAQFRRKDIRVLIATDLLARGVDFPDLEAIINYEVPDSPELYTHRIGRTGRSDADGKAFTFCDAEDNEKWIKLQLSLKRHIRIDDQHPYLLSWEKMLSSSQTNPRKGSSKSRKRR from the coding sequence TTGAATTTTTCAACACTAAAACTCGATAAATTCCTTAGCGCTAATCTTGAAAAACGAAAGCTTTTTTCGCTTACACCTGTTCAAGAAAGAGCTATACCAGCCATTTTAGAGGGCAGGGATTGTTTAGCGATTGCACCGACCGGAACGGGGAAAACTGAGGCTTACGCGATCCCAATTATTCAACGTTTACAAACTAAAGTTACCGCTGCCCGTCCATCTGTACTTGTACTGCTCCCAACACGGGAACTTTGTATTCAAACCCAACAGCGCATAACGAATTTTATCGAAGGTATGGATTTGATCATCGCCAGCTTTTATGGCGGTGGAACTTATGAAAGTCAATTGGACGTTTATCCTCAAGCGCATATGATCCTTGCGACTCCGGGTCGTTTGCTGGACTTTCTGGATCAGGGAATTATTGATTTAGAGAGGATAGATACCTTGGTGATCGATGAATTCGATCAATTGCTTGATCTCGGTTTTGCGGCGGATATCAACAAAATCATCAATAAATTGCCTGCTGAAAGACAATCTATTTTTAGTTCAGCCACAAAAACCGCCGAAATCGAAAAAATTGTTCGAAAAAAGTTAAACAACCCGGTCGAGATCATTATTGATACAGCCTTAAAAAAAGGTCAAATAGAGGAATCTGTATTTTATGTCGACAAGAATGATAAAAAGAGTTTATTGAGCCATCTGCTTGAAAACAGGATTTCACGACAGGTCATCGTTTTCACGCGAACGGTGCAAGGAGTCGAACGGATTGAAACTGCTTTAAACCGAAATGGTGTTTCTTGTTTGGCTTTGTATGGTGATAAGTCGCAGCAAAAACGAGAAGAGATCATTGCTCAGTTTAGACGAAAAGATATACGTGTTTTAATTGCAACAGACCTCTTGGCACGCGGAGTAGATTTTCCTGATCTGGAAGCGATCATCAATTACGAAGTTCCAGATTCGCCAGAGCTATATACCCATCGGATTGGCCGGACTGGTCGTTCTGACGCTGACGGAAAAGCATTCACGTTTTGCGACGCTGAAGACAACGAAAAATGGATCAAATTGCAACTATCCTTAAAACGGCACATTAGAATTGACGATCAGCACCCTTACTTGCTAAGCTGGGAGAAAATGCTTTCTAGTAGTCAAACCAATCCGCGGAAAGGTTCTTCAAAATCGAGAAAACGTCGTTAA